A part of Magnetospirillum sp. ME-1 genomic DNA contains:
- a CDS encoding DUF2946 family protein, with the protein MSSQGEQRNSIGQSGRLGRFGAWLAALALLLQVIVPLAPVQAAMVLDQDITASICHSSDTSGETGAPAKAKGEHCSFCQIHMGAKILPPTPTAWVAPEAAPRPTLGPQAAPSAPSQSVHQPQTQRGPPSFS; encoded by the coding sequence GTGTCGTCACAGGGGGAACAGCGCAACAGCATCGGACAGTCGGGCCGTCTCGGGCGGTTCGGCGCGTGGCTGGCCGCCTTGGCGCTCCTCCTGCAGGTGATCGTGCCTTTGGCGCCGGTCCAAGCGGCCATGGTGCTGGACCAGGACATTACGGCTTCCATCTGCCATTCCTCCGACACTTCGGGCGAGACCGGCGCTCCCGCCAAGGCCAAGGGCGAGCACTGTTCGTTCTGCCAGATTCATATGGGCGCCAAGATCCTGCCACCCACGCCAACCGCCTGGGTCGCTCCTGAGGCAGCGCCTCGCCCGACACTGGGACCACAGGCCGCGCCCTCGGCGCCTAGCCAATCTGTGCACCAGCCCCAGACCCAGCGAGGTCCGCCCTCCTTCTCCTGA
- a CDS encoding dimethyl sulfoxide reductase anchor subunit family protein, whose protein sequence is MKPAFSVIFLTTLIGAAQGLLIALTLGQIYSGGQSGGFFALGGAVALALLCLGLVASVFHLANPQRGWRAATRWRTSWLSREVILIPVVAGLAFLYAVIHAFGWAPVVVRLGNGAAIDLPLVLGLLATLASLALFVCTGMIYACVRFIRQWASGWTVVNYLLMGLASGFTLAAAYAQLGGNALAGFMGGTALWLTLLALAARAFQLWLNATGKPLSTMKSAIGIHHSQIRQVTQGFMGSSFNTIEFAAPGGAETTKGLSVFFLATAFVVPAALLLAGQPVLAFLCQYVGLLAERWVFFAAGTHVQSLYYQAKG, encoded by the coding sequence ATGAAGCCCGCATTCTCCGTGATCTTCCTCACCACCCTGATCGGTGCGGCCCAGGGCCTGCTGATCGCGCTGACCCTCGGCCAGATCTATTCCGGCGGCCAAAGCGGCGGCTTCTTCGCCCTGGGTGGCGCCGTGGCGCTGGCCCTGCTCTGCCTGGGACTGGTGGCCTCGGTGTTCCATCTGGCCAATCCCCAGCGGGGCTGGCGGGCGGCGACGCGCTGGCGCACCTCGTGGCTGTCCCGGGAAGTGATCCTCATCCCCGTGGTCGCGGGACTGGCCTTCCTCTACGCCGTGATCCACGCCTTCGGCTGGGCGCCGGTGGTGGTGCGGCTCGGCAACGGCGCCGCCATCGACCTGCCCCTGGTCCTTGGGTTGCTCGCCACCCTGGCCTCGCTGGCCCTGTTCGTGTGCACCGGCATGATCTATGCCTGCGTGCGCTTCATCCGCCAGTGGGCCTCGGGCTGGACGGTGGTCAATTACCTGCTGATGGGCCTGGCCTCGGGCTTCACCCTGGCCGCCGCCTATGCCCAGCTCGGCGGCAACGCCCTGGCCGGTTTCATGGGGGGGACCGCCCTGTGGCTGACCCTGCTGGCCCTGGCGGCGCGGGCCTTCCAGCTGTGGCTGAACGCCACGGGCAAGCCGCTCTCCACCATGAAGAGCGCCATCGGCATCCACCACTCCCAGATCCGCCAGGTGACCCAGGGCTTCATGGGCAGCTCGTTCAACACCATCGAATTCGCCGCCCCCGGCGGGGCGGAGACGACGAAGGGCCTGTCGGTGTTCTTCCTGGCCACCGCCTTCGTGGTGCCGGCGGCGCTGCTGCTGGCGGGCCAGCCGGTGCTGGCCTTCCTGTGCCAGTACGTGGGCCTGCTGGCCGAACGCTGGGTCTTCTTCGCCGCCGGAACCCATGTCCAAAGCCTGTACTACCAGGCCAAGGGATAA
- a CDS encoding 4Fe-4S dicluster domain-containing protein, with protein sequence MSNKKQLALVIDLNVCVGCHACVTSCKEWNTSGWAGPLTDQNPYGADPCGVFFNRVQTYECGTFPNTETIHFPKSCLHCEEPPCVPVCPTGASYKREEDGIVLVDYDKCIGCKYCSWSCPYGAREFDPVQGVMKKCTLCVDRIYDQTIEEDRRKPACVLACPASARIFGDVSDPNSEAARAIRDNGGFQLMPEWGTKPANHYLPRRKTTNTLHADELVRVDNPLKAEGEKPRPAFTTPTIDGVSSW encoded by the coding sequence ATGTCCAACAAGAAGCAATTGGCCCTGGTCATCGACCTCAACGTCTGCGTCGGCTGCCATGCCTGCGTGACCTCGTGCAAGGAATGGAACACCTCGGGCTGGGCCGGTCCGCTGACCGACCAGAACCCCTACGGCGCCGATCCTTGCGGAGTGTTCTTCAACCGCGTCCAGACCTATGAATGCGGCACCTTCCCCAACACCGAGACCATCCACTTCCCCAAATCCTGCCTCCATTGCGAGGAGCCGCCCTGCGTGCCGGTCTGCCCGACGGGCGCCAGCTACAAGCGCGAAGAGGACGGCATCGTCCTGGTGGATTACGACAAGTGCATCGGCTGCAAGTACTGCTCGTGGTCGTGCCCCTATGGCGCGCGCGAGTTCGACCCCGTCCAGGGTGTCATGAAGAAGTGCACGCTGTGCGTCGACCGCATCTACGACCAGACCATCGAGGAGGACCGCAGGAAACCCGCCTGCGTCCTGGCCTGCCCGGCCAGCGCCCGCATCTTCGGCGACGTCAGCGACCCCAATTCCGAAGCGGCCCGGGCCATCCGCGACAATGGCGGCTTCCAGCTGATGCCGGAATGGGGCACCAAACCGGCCAACCATTATCTGCCCCGGCGCAAGACCACCAATACGCTCCACGCCGACGAACTGGTGCGCGTCGACAACCCGCTGAAGGCCGAGGGCGAAAAGCCCCGCCCCGCCTTCACCACGCCCACCATCGACGGCGTGTCGAGCTGGTAA